In the Burkholderia multivorans ATCC BAA-247 genome, GTGAGTTCCGCGATCACGGCCTCGTCTTCCATCGACGTCCATTTGTCGACGTGCAGCGCACCCGACACGAAGTGCTGCGCGAGATCCAGAATGTATTCGGTCTTGCGCTTCGACAGCCCGCAGGCGATCAGCTTGTCCGCCCCGAGCCGGATCACCGGCTGCGGCGCGAGCTTCGGGCACGCGGCCTGGATGCGCGCCCACAGCGACTGCGCCGACGGCACCGAGATCTGCTGCCCGACGACCGAGCGCGCGAGCGTGACGAACGAATCGCCACGCTTGACCAGATGCGCGGGGCCGAACTTCGGGATCAGCTTCTTCAGGATGCGGTCGCGCTTGACGAGATCGGCGCACGCCTTGTCCCAATATGCGGGACGCACGACGACGTCATCCTCGCCGTCGGCCGCCGCATCGGCCGCGCGCGCCTTGCGCGTCGCGTCGACCGCCTGCATCGCGTGATCCGGCTGCGCGGGTTCCGCGCCCTTCGCACGCGCGTGCTTCGCCGCCGGCTGCACATGACCGTTGAGCGCGCCGTTCGGCACGGCACGCGCCGCGTCCGTCTTCGCTGCCGGCGCGCGTCTGGCTGCCGGACGCGCGGCGACCGGAGTCGCGCGCCTGACCGGCGCTTTTCTGGCCGTTGCCATCCTGCCTCCTACCCGACGGATCGGTCAGTGGAACGCACCGCGCTCATACGCGACGCCATTCGGTCGATCCGCCCGGTTTGTCTTCAAGTGCGACGCCGGCGTCGAGCAGTTCCGCCCGAATCCGGTCCGCTTCGGCATAGTCCTTCGCGCGTTTCGCCGCGGCACGCGCGGCGATCTTCGCTTCGATCTCGTCGACCGAGAGCGCGCCCGCCTGCGCGGCGCCGGACGCCTGCTGCAGGAACGCGCGCGGTTCGCGGCCGAGCAGGCCCAACAGGCCCGCGAGCTGCTTCAACTGCCGCGCGAGCGACGCATCGCGCGTGCGGTTCACTTCGCCCGCCAGCTCGAACAGCGTCGCGATCGCCACCGGCGTGTTGAAGTCGTCGTTCATCGCCGCCGCGAAACGCTGCGCGTGCGGTTCACGCCAGTCGAGCGCGAGCGCATCGGGCTCGACGTCCTTCAACGCCGTATACAAACGCGTGAGCGACGCGCGTGCATCGTCGAGGTGCACGTCGCTGTAGTTCAGCGGCGAACGATAGTGCGTGCGCACGATGAAAAAGCGCATCACCTCGGCGTCGTAGCGCTCGAGCACTTCGCGGATCGTGAAGAAGTTGCCGAGCGATTTCGACATCTTCTCGTTGTCGACCTGCACGAAGCCGTTGTGCAGCCAGTAGTTGACGAACGTCTGGCCGGTCGCGCCTTCGCTCTGCGCGATCTCGTTCTCGTGGTGCGGAAACTGCAGATCCTGGCCGCCGCCGTGAATGTCGAAATGCTCGCCGAGCAACGTGCAGCCCATCGCGGAGCACTCGATGTGCCAGCCCGGCCGGCCCATTCCGTACTTCGATTCCCACGACGCGCCTTCCGGATCGTCCGCCTTCGCGCGCTTCCACAACACGAAGTCGAGCGGGTCTTCCTTGGCATCGTTCGCGGCCACACGCTCGCCCGCGCGCAGATCGTCGAGCGACTTGCCCGACAGCTTTCCGTAGTTCGCGAACTTGCGCACCGAATAATTGACGTCGCCGTCGGTCGCCTGATAGGCGTAGCCGTTCGCCTCCAGCCGCTCGATCATCCCGAGCATCTGCGGAATGAACTGCGTCGCGCGCGGCTCGATGTCGGGCCGCTGGATGCCGAGTGCGTCTTCGTCCTCGTGCATCGCATCGATGAAGCGATCGGTCAGCGACTTGATCGTCTCGCCGTTCTCGACCGCGCGGCGGATGATCTTGTCGTCGATGTCGGTGATGTTGCGCACGTACGTGACGCGGTAGCCGATCGCGCGCAGCCAGCGCTGGACGAGGTCGAACACGACCAGCATGCGCGCGTGGCCCACGTGACAATAGTCGTACACGGTGATTCCGCATACGTACATCCGCACTTCGCCA is a window encoding:
- a CDS encoding DNA-3-methyladenine glycosylase family protein, yielding MATARKAPVRRATPVAARPAARRAPAAKTDAARAVPNGALNGHVQPAAKHARAKGAEPAQPDHAMQAVDATRKARAADAAADGEDDVVVRPAYWDKACADLVKRDRILKKLIPKFGPAHLVKRGDSFVTLARSVVGQQISVPSAQSLWARIQAACPKLAPQPVIRLGADKLIACGLSKRKTEYILDLAQHFVSGALHVDKWTSMEDEAVIAELTQIRGISRWTAEMFLIFNLSRPDVLPLDDPGLIRAISVNYFSGEPVTRSEAREVAANWEPWRTVATWYMWRSLDALDAGA
- the cysS gene encoding cysteine--tRNA ligase; amino-acid sequence: MESLRIYNTLARDKQVFVPRQPGEVRMYVCGITVYDYCHVGHARMLVVFDLVQRWLRAIGYRVTYVRNITDIDDKIIRRAVENGETIKSLTDRFIDAMHEDEDALGIQRPDIEPRATQFIPQMLGMIERLEANGYAYQATDGDVNYSVRKFANYGKLSGKSLDDLRAGERVAANDAKEDPLDFVLWKRAKADDPEGASWESKYGMGRPGWHIECSAMGCTLLGEHFDIHGGGQDLQFPHHENEIAQSEGATGQTFVNYWLHNGFVQVDNEKMSKSLGNFFTIREVLERYDAEVMRFFIVRTHYRSPLNYSDVHLDDARASLTRLYTALKDVEPDALALDWREPHAQRFAAAMNDDFNTPVAIATLFELAGEVNRTRDASLARQLKQLAGLLGLLGREPRAFLQQASGAAQAGALSVDEIEAKIAARAAAKRAKDYAEADRIRAELLDAGVALEDKPGGSTEWRRV